A portion of the Intestinibacillus sp. Marseille-P6563 genome contains these proteins:
- a CDS encoding DUF2156 domain-containing protein: MLEFRDITLEDKPQVDACARAYSYHLCEHCFTDLFIWRGHYKTRICFWEGFLFVRMQTLTDQSVMYLAPIGEGDLAAAIGMLEQDARDNGVPFAMCSIAEEMKPRIEQVMPGRFEYSTDESGWDYIYLSEKLQTLSGKKLQSKRNLVNRFQAAYEGRWSYEDISEANTHDAFQFHIKWCEQNGCMRDQEFWGETCAIGTALNYFDALDMRGGILRLDGEAIAFTLGCQATDDMFVVQIEKADHEIAGAYQMINQQFVKRNCTHVKYVNREEDLGLEGLRKAKRSYHPEMMGVKYCARIKN; the protein is encoded by the coding sequence ATGTTAGAATTTCGAGATATTACGCTGGAGGATAAACCGCAGGTGGATGCCTGCGCCCGTGCGTATTCTTATCATTTGTGTGAACACTGTTTTACCGATCTGTTTATTTGGCGCGGGCACTATAAAACCCGTATTTGCTTTTGGGAAGGGTTTCTTTTCGTACGCATGCAGACATTGACCGATCAATCGGTGATGTATCTGGCCCCGATTGGCGAAGGGGATCTGGCTGCGGCGATTGGAATGCTGGAGCAGGATGCGCGCGACAACGGCGTGCCCTTTGCGATGTGCTCCATTGCGGAAGAAATGAAGCCGCGTATTGAACAGGTAATGCCTGGTCGTTTTGAATATTCGACTGACGAAAGCGGATGGGACTATATCTATCTGAGCGAGAAATTGCAGACCTTATCCGGGAAAAAGCTGCAATCCAAGCGCAATCTGGTCAATCGTTTCCAGGCGGCTTATGAAGGCCGTTGGAGTTATGAGGATATTTCGGAAGCCAATACGCATGACGCATTTCAGTTCCATATCAAGTGGTGTGAACAAAATGGCTGCATGCGAGATCAGGAATTTTGGGGCGAGACCTGCGCCATTGGTACGGCGCTCAATTACTTTGACGCACTGGATATGCGCGGTGGAATCCTGCGGCTGGATGGCGAAGCGATCGCCTTTACTTTGGGATGTCAGGCCACCGATGACATGTTTGTCGTGCAGATTGAGAAAGCCGATCATGAGATTGCCGGTGCTTATCAGATGATCAACCAGCAGTTTGTCAAACGCAACTGTACACACGTGAAATATGTGAACCGGGAAGAAGATTTGGGACTGGAAGGGCTGCGAAAGGCCAAGCGTTCCTATCACCCGGAGATGATGGGAGTCAAATATTGCGCCAGAATCAAGAATTAA
- the thyX gene encoding FAD-dependent thymidylate synthase: MKVRLLSYTPDPERLIAAAAKNCYSAADVDGILDGLTEEKTQSFLQMLTEIGHESPIEHVSFSFAIEGVSRSLLAQITRHRLASYSVQSQRYVRECGFEYVVPPEIEKIPQAKEKFIAAMESDQQTYEELTAVLMQEHLQTLLASGVPEKQARSQAEKKAIEDARYVLPNACTTRIVMTVNARSLQNFFRLRCCNRAQWEIRALAEEMYKLVYAVAPTLFSKTGPSCVDGACTEGKMCCGQASQVRAHYLALRERIREQA; the protein is encoded by the coding sequence ATGAAAGTACGTTTATTATCATATACACCCGACCCCGAGCGCTTGATTGCTGCCGCGGCAAAGAATTGCTATTCGGCTGCCGATGTCGATGGGATTCTGGATGGTCTGACCGAAGAAAAGACCCAGTCTTTTTTGCAGATGCTCACCGAGATTGGTCACGAAAGCCCGATTGAACATGTCAGCTTTTCTTTTGCGATTGAAGGGGTGTCGCGTTCGCTTTTGGCACAGATTACTCGTCATCGACTGGCATCGTATAGTGTGCAGTCCCAGCGTTATGTACGTGAATGCGGATTTGAATATGTCGTACCGCCGGAAATCGAAAAAATTCCGCAGGCCAAGGAAAAGTTCATCGCTGCTATGGAAAGCGACCAGCAGACCTACGAAGAACTCACGGCTGTTTTGATGCAGGAGCATTTACAGACCCTTCTCGCATCGGGTGTGCCTGAAAAGCAGGCCCGCAGCCAAGCTGAAAAAAAGGCCATCGAAGACGCGCGCTATGTTTTGCCAAACGCTTGCACGACTCGCATTGTGATGACCGTCAATGCCCGGTCGCTGCAAAACTTCTTCCGTCTGCGTTGCTGTAATCGTGCGCAATGGGAAATTCGTGCGCTGGCAGAGGAAATGTACAAACTGGTTTATGCTGTCGCGCCGACGCTGTTTTCCAAAACCGGTCCATCCTGCGTAGATGGTGCTTGTACGGAAGGGAAGATGTGCTGCGGGCAGGCTTCGCAGGTCCGGGCACATTATTTGGCGCTCCGCGAAAGAATAAGAGAACAGGCCTGA
- a CDS encoding WecB/TagA/CpsF family glycosyltransferase: protein MSKANIMGVNFDAVTLTQAADQAMEQIRAGRKGYVVTPNPEIVYQAMEDPDFQDLVNHASLVLADGIGVIYAAKILGKHLPGRVPGVDFAGLLMHRMAQEKMRLFLLGAKPGVAEMAAENLKKKYPGLVIAGTKDGYFKNDSEAVAAVNAAGGADVMFVCLGAPKQERFMSKHQKELNVTLCCGLGGSLDVFAGTVQRAPDIFIKLGLEWFYRLCKEPKRIGRMMKLPLFMLLVIRKKLFGGKES, encoded by the coding sequence TTGAGTAAAGCGAATATTATGGGCGTTAACTTTGACGCCGTTACGCTCACACAGGCTGCCGATCAGGCCATGGAGCAAATCCGCGCCGGACGGAAGGGCTATGTGGTGACTCCAAACCCGGAAATCGTGTATCAGGCCATGGAAGATCCGGATTTTCAGGATCTAGTCAATCATGCATCGCTGGTTCTGGCCGATGGAATCGGCGTTATTTATGCTGCCAAAATTCTGGGGAAACATTTGCCGGGACGTGTGCCGGGTGTGGATTTTGCCGGACTGCTGATGCACCGGATGGCACAGGAAAAAATGCGTCTATTTTTATTGGGTGCTAAGCCGGGCGTAGCCGAAATGGCAGCGGAAAATCTTAAGAAAAAATATCCCGGTCTTGTGATCGCCGGTACCAAGGATGGATATTTTAAGAATGACAGCGAGGCAGTGGCGGCCGTCAACGCAGCCGGTGGCGCGGATGTGATGTTTGTTTGTCTGGGTGCGCCCAAGCAGGAGCGTTTTATGTCCAAGCATCAGAAGGAACTCAATGTGACCCTGTGCTGTGGCTTGGGAGGTTCTCTCGACGTGTTTGCCGGAACGGTACAACGCGCTCCGGATATCTTTATTAAGCTGGGTCTGGAATGGTTCTACCGGCTGTGCAAGGAGCCCAAACGAATTGGCCGCATGATGAAGCTACCGCTTTTCATGTTATTGGTGATCCGGAAAAAGCTGTTCGGCGGAAAGGAGTCGTAA
- the leuB gene encoding 3-isopropylmalate dehydrogenase → MKYQIAVVKGDGIGPEIVSEAMLVLEKIGEKFGHEFSFQEVLAGGCSIDANGIPLTEETIEVCKAADSVLLGAVGGPKWDNVPSEKRPEKALLGLRAALGLFANIRPAMMYKALAEACPIKPEIIGDGFDIVVCRELTGDVYFGEHGRRESDKGWGVVGYDDMNYSVYEIERIARRAFEMARVRSKKVTSVDKANVLETSRVWRETVTRIAAEYPDVELNHMYVDNAAMQLVRNPGQFDVIVTGNLFGDILSDEASMITGSIGMLPSASLNESGRGMYEPIHGSAPDIAGKGIANPIATILSCAMMLRYSFGLSAEADAIEASVEKALNDGYRTADLAAKGEKALSTHEMGEIIRGNL, encoded by the coding sequence ATGAAGTATCAAATTGCAGTTGTAAAGGGCGATGGCATCGGCCCGGAGATCGTTTCCGAGGCCATGCTGGTGCTCGAAAAGATCGGGGAAAAGTTCGGTCATGAATTTTCCTTCCAGGAAGTGCTGGCTGGCGGCTGCTCGATTGATGCAAACGGCATTCCGCTGACCGAGGAAACCATCGAAGTCTGCAAGGCAGCCGATTCGGTACTGCTCGGCGCTGTGGGCGGTCCGAAGTGGGATAATGTGCCGTCCGAAAAGCGCCCGGAAAAGGCACTGCTCGGCCTGCGTGCGGCACTCGGTCTGTTTGCGAACATCCGCCCGGCGATGATGTACAAGGCTCTGGCAGAAGCCTGCCCGATCAAGCCCGAAATCATCGGGGATGGTTTTGACATCGTGGTTTGCCGTGAATTGACCGGTGACGTTTATTTCGGCGAACACGGTCGCCGCGAAAGCGACAAGGGCTGGGGTGTGGTCGGCTACGACGACATGAACTACTCGGTGTATGAAATCGAGCGTATCGCGCGCCGTGCGTTTGAAATGGCGCGTGTGCGTTCCAAAAAGGTAACTTCGGTCGATAAGGCCAATGTGCTGGAAACCTCGCGTGTCTGGCGCGAAACGGTCACCCGCATTGCAGCCGAATATCCGGACGTAGAACTGAACCATATGTATGTCGACAATGCTGCCATGCAGCTTGTACGCAATCCGGGTCAGTTTGACGTGATCGTGACCGGCAATCTGTTCGGTGATATTCTGTCGGACGAAGCTTCCATGATCACCGGTTCGATTGGCATGCTGCCGTCGGCTTCGCTTAATGAGAGCGGACGCGGTATGTATGAGCCCATCCATGGTTCGGCGCCTGACATTGCAGGGAAGGGCATTGCCAATCCGATTGCAACCATTCTGTCGTGCGCTATGATGCTGCGGTATTCGTTCGGTCTGTCGGCAGAAGCGGATGCTATCGAAGCGTCCGTTGAGAAGGCTCTCAACGATGGATACCGTACTGCGGATCTGGCTGCGAAGGGTGAAAAGGCGCTCAGCACCCACGAAATGGGCGAAATCATTCGCGGGAACCTATAA
- the leuD gene encoding 3-isopropylmalate dehydratase small subunit produces MVVKGSVFKYGDNVDTDVIIPARYLNIADPKELATHAMEDIDTEFVKKVQPGDIIVATRNFGCGSSREHAPLVIKENGVSCVIASSFARIFYRNAINIGLPILECEAAANAIQAGDTVSIDFDTGIITNETKGESYQAVAFPPFIQNIIADGGLLKSLKKRGF; encoded by the coding sequence ATGGTTGTAAAAGGTTCTGTTTTTAAATATGGCGACAATGTCGATACCGACGTTATCATCCCGGCACGGTATCTGAACATTGCAGACCCCAAGGAATTGGCTACCCACGCAATGGAGGACATTGACACCGAGTTTGTCAAGAAAGTACAGCCGGGCGATATCATTGTTGCAACCCGCAACTTTGGCTGCGGCTCGTCCCGTGAACATGCCCCGCTGGTCATCAAGGAAAATGGGGTGTCCTGCGTCATCGCTTCCTCGTTTGCCCGCATTTTCTACCGCAATGCAATCAACATTGGTCTGCCGATTCTGGAATGCGAAGCAGCCGCCAATGCGATTCAGGCGGGTGATACGGTTTCGATCGACTTCGATACCGGTATCATCACCAACGAAACCAAGGGCGAAAGCTATCAGGCAGTCGCTTTCCCGCCGTTTATTCAGAACATCATTGCAGACGGCGGCCTGCTCAAGAGCCTGAAAAAGAGAGGGTTTTAA
- the leuC gene encoding 3-isopropylmalate dehydratase large subunit: MGMTMSQKILAHHAGLDQVTAGQLIEANLDLTLANDITGPVAIREMEKAGFEKVFDRTKIALVMDHFAPNKDIKSAQQCLECREFAHKHDIVNFYDVGEMGVEHALLPEKGLTAPGELIIGADSHTCTYGALGAFSTGVGSTDLAAGMATGKAWFKVPSAIRFVLKGKKAPWISGKDVILHIIGKIGVDGALYQSMEFTGEGVAELSMDDRFTICNMAIEAGGKNGIFPVDDKTMAYIKDRVQRPVTVFEADEDAEYVATYEIDLSTLRPTVACPHLPENTKTVDELGKIEVQQSVIGSCTNGRIEDMRIAADILKGRHVARDVRTIVIPATQEVYLQCIEEGLAKIFIQAGAIISTPTCGPCLGGYMGILAQGERAISTTNRNFVGRMGHITSEIYLSSPAVAAASAVKGYICSPEDLD, from the coding sequence ATGGGAATGACAATGAGCCAAAAGATCCTGGCCCATCATGCGGGACTGGATCAGGTAACCGCCGGACAGCTGATCGAAGCCAATCTCGATCTGACGCTGGCAAATGACATCACCGGCCCGGTCGCTATCCGCGAGATGGAGAAGGCTGGCTTTGAAAAGGTTTTTGACCGCACCAAGATTGCGCTGGTCATGGACCACTTTGCACCGAATAAGGACATCAAGTCGGCACAGCAGTGCTTGGAATGCCGCGAATTTGCCCACAAGCATGACATCGTAAACTTTTACGATGTTGGCGAGATGGGTGTAGAACATGCACTTCTGCCCGAAAAAGGCCTGACCGCTCCGGGCGAACTCATCATCGGCGCAGACTCGCACACCTGCACCTATGGTGCACTGGGTGCGTTCTCGACCGGCGTTGGTTCGACCGACCTGGCAGCCGGCATGGCGACCGGTAAGGCATGGTTTAAAGTGCCCAGCGCCATCCGCTTTGTCCTCAAAGGCAAGAAGGCTCCCTGGATTTCGGGTAAAGACGTCATTCTGCACATCATCGGCAAGATCGGCGTAGATGGCGCACTGTACCAGTCCATGGAATTTACCGGCGAAGGCGTTGCCGAACTGTCCATGGATGATCGTTTCACCATCTGCAACATGGCCATTGAAGCTGGCGGCAAAAATGGTATCTTCCCGGTGGATGACAAGACCATGGCTTACATCAAGGACCGCGTCCAGCGTCCGGTAACGGTCTTTGAAGCCGACGAGGATGCGGAATATGTCGCAACGTATGAAATCGACCTGTCCACCCTGCGTCCGACGGTTGCTTGTCCGCACCTGCCCGAAAACACCAAGACGGTCGATGAACTGGGCAAGATCGAAGTACAGCAGTCGGTCATCGGTTCGTGCACCAATGGCCGCATCGAAGATATGCGCATTGCAGCCGATATCCTCAAGGGCCGTCACGTGGCACGCGATGTGCGTACCATCGTCATCCCGGCGACTCAGGAAGTCTATCTCCAGTGCATCGAAGAAGGTCTGGCCAAGATCTTCATCCAGGCGGGCGCCATCATTTCCACCCCGACCTGCGGTCCGTGCCTGGGTGGTTATATGGGTATTCTGGCCCAGGGCGAACGTGCCATCTCGACCACAAACCGCAATTTTGTCGGCCGTATGGGCCATATCACGAGCGAGATCTATCTGTCCAGCCCCGCAGTCGCAGCCGCTTCGGCCGTCAAGGGCTACATCTGCTCGCCCGAAGACCTGGACTAA
- a CDS encoding 2-isopropylmalate synthase, whose protein sequence is MGRTIRIFDTTLRDGEQSPGCSMNLNEKIEVAKALEAMKVEIIEAGFAASSPGDAAAVAAIADIVHGSTICSLARCVEKDIDAAWNAIRRAESARIHVFLATSPLHMEYKLKMTPEQVIEAVAHNVAYAKSRCSDIEFSAEDATRSDLDFLCRVFETAIKAGATTINIPDTVGYMVPDEYAARIRYIREHTPGIENIILSCHMHNDLGMAVANSLAGVQAGIDQIECTINGIGERAGNASMEECVMALKTRKDHFGVDCAIDTTHIYRASRMIETITGVSVAPTKAIVGANAFAHEAGIHQHGVMANRETYEIMTPESIGLPKTALVLGKHSGRHAFEERLNELGYTLSKEKLDKAFEKFKILADKKKTVKDRDLEAIIGVAPVSGAERYTLVNFVINSGNSITSTAVIKMKKGDEVFERVAASDGPINAAFRAINKIVDKNIVLEDYSLKSMTDGEDAQAEAIVKITVDGSPMVTGRGVSTDIVEASIKAYINGINKFFMD, encoded by the coding sequence ATGGGAAGAACGATTCGAATTTTTGACACTACGCTGCGTGATGGTGAGCAGTCGCCGGGCTGCAGCATGAATTTAAATGAAAAGATTGAAGTTGCAAAGGCACTGGAAGCCATGAAGGTCGAGATCATCGAAGCAGGCTTTGCTGCTTCTTCGCCTGGTGATGCGGCTGCGGTTGCTGCAATCGCTGATATCGTCCATGGTTCGACGATCTGCTCGCTGGCCCGCTGTGTGGAAAAGGATATTGACGCGGCTTGGAACGCCATCCGCCGTGCCGAATCGGCCCGTATTCATGTATTCCTAGCCACTTCGCCCTTACATATGGAATATAAGCTCAAGATGACCCCCGAGCAGGTCATTGAAGCGGTAGCACATAATGTGGCGTATGCCAAGAGCCGTTGCTCGGACATCGAATTCTCGGCAGAGGATGCGACCCGTTCCGATCTGGATTTCCTGTGCCGCGTGTTTGAAACCGCCATCAAGGCTGGCGCAACAACAATCAACATTCCGGATACCGTTGGTTATATGGTTCCCGACGAATACGCTGCTCGCATCCGTTACATCCGCGAGCATACACCGGGTATTGAAAATATCATTCTGTCCTGCCATATGCACAATGACCTCGGTATGGCAGTCGCCAACTCGCTGGCCGGTGTACAGGCAGGCATCGATCAGATCGAATGCACCATTAACGGCATCGGCGAACGTGCCGGCAACGCTTCCATGGAAGAATGCGTTATGGCACTCAAGACGCGCAAGGATCACTTCGGTGTGGACTGCGCCATCGACACCACGCACATCTATCGCGCAAGCCGTATGATCGAAACCATCACCGGTGTTTCGGTTGCACCGACCAAGGCGATTGTGGGTGCCAATGCGTTTGCGCATGAGGCCGGCATCCATCAGCATGGTGTCATGGCGAATCGTGAAACCTATGAGATTATGACGCCCGAGTCGATTGGTCTGCCCAAGACTGCTCTGGTACTCGGCAAGCATTCGGGCCGCCACGCTTTCGAAGAGCGCCTGAACGAACTGGGTTATACGCTCAGCAAAGAAAAGCTGGATAAGGCCTTTGAAAAGTTCAAGATTCTGGCTGATAAGAAAAAGACGGTCAAGGACCGCGACCTGGAAGCAATTATCGGCGTAGCACCGGTATCCGGCGCAGAACGCTATACGCTTGTGAACTTTGTCATCAATTCGGGTAATTCCATTACTTCGACGGCGGTTATTAAGATGAAGAAGGGCGATGAAGTCTTTGAGCGCGTTGCTGCTTCGGATGGCCCGATCAATGCTGCATTCCGTGCGATCAATAAGATTGTTGACAAGAACATTGTGCTGGAAGACTACTCGCTGAAGTCCATGACCGACGGTGAAGATGCACAGGCAGAAGCAATCGTTAAGATCACCGTGGATGGCAGCCCGATGGTCACTGGCCGCGGCGTATCGACCGATATTGTCGAAGCGTCGATCAAGGCGTATATCAATGGTATCAATAAGTTCTTCATGGATTAA
- a CDS encoding phosphatase PAP2 family protein, which yields MELIQSFDYEVLLFLIEHVRSAFLTPIFLFITHFGDGGALWLVVAVLCLLRRETRPCGIIILLALVLGLLIGNLAIKNLVARPRPFQTYPELTNLVPQGGYSFPSAHAMSSFAAATSAFLFFRRHGRKWLGIVLLFLAACIAISRLYVCVHYPSDVLCGSLLGIALGCLATYLVQKFYLSRVES from the coding sequence ATGGAACTGATCCAATCCTTCGACTACGAGGTTCTGCTTTTTCTGATCGAACATGTCCGATCTGCATTTTTAACCCCGATTTTCCTGTTCATTACCCATTTTGGGGATGGGGGCGCTCTGTGGCTTGTGGTAGCAGTGCTATGCCTGCTGCGCCGGGAAACCCGGCCTTGCGGGATTATCATTCTGCTGGCGCTGGTTCTGGGCCTTTTGATAGGCAACCTTGCAATTAAGAATCTGGTTGCGCGTCCGAGACCTTTCCAAACCTATCCGGAACTGACCAATTTGGTGCCGCAAGGTGGCTACTCCTTCCCTTCTGCGCATGCTATGTCCTCTTTTGCAGCAGCGACATCGGCTTTTCTGTTTTTCCGCCGGCATGGGCGCAAATGGCTGGGGATTGTTCTGCTTTTCCTGGCGGCCTGCATTGCCATTTCCCGGCTTTATGTCTGTGTACACTATCCGTCCGACGTTTTGTGCGGCAGCTTGCTGGGTATTGCATTGGGATGTCTGGCAACCTATCTGGTTCAAAAATTTTATCTTTCCCGTGTGGAATCATGA
- a CDS encoding lipopolysaccharide biosynthesis protein, whose product MKKNKYAQLMGNTLIFAIGTFASKILVFLMMRYYTAVLSTSDFGISDLITQAANVLIPIATVSITSGVIRFGLVKANDKREIFSIGVVTVLCGYTILLLFSPLLGKIDVLSPYLVLIYLYVLTSSLQQVCHQFVRARGHVRLYALDGIFRTVCTIVFNVLFLSVLGLGITGYVLSIIVADALSIVALSAIDGLPRFFRLRYLNPVMARSMLAYSLPLIFATECNWIISMSDRFFIEAMRSSHELGLYAVSSRIPTIMILISSIFIDAWQISTINGSSRKEQEDFFTTVGNIYQALVVVLVSGIILFSKVFVFLFAAPSYYEAWTFIPLLVIGSGFACLSNFVNSVYTLEKKSTCTMATVVLGAIVNIGLNILMIPSYGPQGAALATAISYILMFLIRAIHSRRYITLRWEYLRFVVSGLVLVLQCFFMLREVPLWIPIEILLFATIVVLNGDDIWRAVCKILRRAVPRPRARS is encoded by the coding sequence ATGAAGAAAAATAAATATGCCCAGTTGATGGGCAATACCTTGATTTTTGCGATCGGCACCTTTGCGTCGAAAATCCTTGTTTTTCTGATGATGCGGTACTACACCGCTGTCTTAAGCACATCGGACTTTGGTATCAGCGATCTGATTACCCAGGCGGCGAATGTGCTCATCCCGATCGCAACGGTCAGCATTACCTCTGGTGTGATTCGGTTTGGGTTGGTCAAAGCCAATGATAAACGCGAGATTTTCTCCATCGGTGTCGTTACGGTACTGTGTGGCTATACAATCCTGTTGCTGTTCTCTCCCCTGCTCGGGAAGATCGATGTGCTATCTCCCTATTTGGTGCTCATTTATCTCTATGTTTTGACCTCTTCGTTGCAGCAGGTATGTCATCAGTTTGTGCGTGCCCGCGGTCATGTGCGGCTGTACGCGCTGGACGGCATCTTTCGCACCGTGTGCACCATTGTATTTAATGTGCTGTTCCTGAGTGTATTGGGACTCGGCATCACTGGATATGTCTTGAGCATCATTGTTGCCGATGCGCTGTCCATTGTAGCGCTTAGTGCAATCGATGGATTGCCGCGATTTTTCCGCCTGCGGTATTTAAATCCGGTGATGGCACGCTCCATGCTGGCCTATTCCCTGCCGCTGATTTTTGCGACCGAGTGCAACTGGATCATCAGCATGTCCGACCGATTCTTTATTGAAGCCATGCGTTCTTCGCATGAATTGGGCTTATATGCGGTATCCTCCCGCATTCCTACGATTATGATCCTGATCTCGAGCATTTTTATTGATGCCTGGCAGATTTCGACCATCAATGGCAGCAGCCGCAAGGAGCAAGAGGACTTTTTCACTACGGTCGGGAACATTTATCAGGCGCTCGTCGTGGTTTTGGTTTCGGGAATCATCCTGTTTTCCAAGGTGTTCGTCTTTCTATTTGCCGCGCCTTCGTATTATGAGGCTTGGACCTTTATCCCGCTGCTTGTAATCGGCTCGGGGTTTGCTTGTCTATCGAACTTTGTGAACAGTGTCTATACTCTTGAGAAAAAAAGCACCTGCACGATGGCGACCGTTGTTCTGGGAGCCATCGTAAATATCGGGCTGAATATTTTAATGATTCCGTCGTATGGTCCCCAGGGTGCTGCTTTGGCAACCGCGATCAGTTATATCCTAATGTTTCTCATCCGTGCGATTCACAGCCGGCGTTACATCACCCTACGATGGGAATATCTTCGCTTTGTGGTCTCTGGGCTGGTTTTGGTTTTGCAGTGCTTTTTTATGCTGCGCGAAGTGCCGCTTTGGATTCCGATTGAGATCTTATTGTTCGCTACCATTGTCGTACTCAATGGGGATGATATTTGGAGAGCCGTCTGCAAAATATTGCGGCGTGCCGTTCCCCGCCCGCGTGCCCGCTCATGA
- a CDS encoding 4'-phosphopantetheinyl transferase family protein, with the protein MKTVSIFALPIEGALQFPSYPIAPSRLLECNRMLRPEARARSLAAELLLCWAVRHMRPAHVPSPPLRSYLPQGKPYFRENPDFAFSLSHAEEWAVLAVSDVPLGIDLEKTGKGGAPVVARFFHEQEKKFFDTLPESQQEDAFCKLWVLKESVVKALGTGMHFPFSRFAVSLTPTPSVCGLETSAQLFLHPFSEEYRLGGCVLTDEAVSPSLQILSLDEVLK; encoded by the coding sequence ATGAAAACAGTTTCTATTTTTGCTCTGCCCATTGAAGGGGCGTTGCAGTTCCCCTCCTACCCGATTGCGCCTTCCCGTCTGTTAGAGTGCAACCGAATGCTTCGTCCCGAAGCGCGTGCCCGTTCCTTAGCAGCGGAACTGCTGCTGTGCTGGGCAGTGCGGCATATGCGCCCTGCCCATGTGCCAAGCCCTCCGCTGCGCAGTTATCTGCCACAAGGCAAACCATATTTTCGGGAAAATCCAGATTTCGCATTCAGTTTGTCCCATGCAGAAGAATGGGCAGTATTGGCGGTCAGTGATGTACCGCTTGGTATTGATTTGGAGAAAACCGGGAAAGGTGGTGCTCCGGTCGTGGCCCGCTTCTTCCATGAGCAGGAAAAGAAGTTTTTTGATACTCTCCCAGAGTCACAGCAGGAGGATGCTTTTTGTAAACTGTGGGTCTTAAAGGAAAGCGTCGTCAAAGCGTTGGGAACCGGGATGCATTTTCCGTTTTCCCGCTTTGCGGTATCCTTGACGCCGACTCCGTCAGTATGCGGTCTGGAAACGTCCGCCCAGCTTTTTCTGCACCCGTTTTCAGAAGAATATCGCTTGGGCGGATGTGTGCTCACAGATGAGGCCGTTTCCCCATCTTTGCAAATCCTCTCCCTGGATGAAGTTTTAAAATAA
- a CDS encoding threonine/serine exporter family protein, translating into MADLVYQCVMSFFASVCFGIIFQVRGRKLFVAGLGGSLGWLVYLLGAWPFPASAIPRYFIATLAITIFAEWAARTLRTPVSVFLAVSLIPLVPGNGIYQTMLFCIRGQTSQAVRECINTVGIAGALAMGVVVVSSIVSLFGAKAKK; encoded by the coding sequence ATGGCCGATCTTGTCTATCAATGTGTGATGAGTTTCTTTGCCAGCGTTTGTTTTGGAATCATTTTTCAGGTGCGTGGCCGCAAGTTATTTGTTGCCGGGCTGGGTGGTTCCTTGGGCTGGCTGGTATATCTGTTGGGCGCTTGGCCTTTTCCTGCCAGTGCGATTCCGCGTTATTTTATTGCTACATTGGCGATTACGATTTTTGCCGAATGGGCTGCACGGACTCTGCGTACACCGGTGAGCGTTTTTCTGGCAGTTTCATTGATTCCTTTGGTGCCCGGCAATGGCATCTATCAGACCATGTTATTCTGTATTCGTGGGCAAACTTCCCAAGCGGTTCGGGAGTGCATCAATACGGTGGGCATTGCCGGTGCCTTGGCGATGGGTGTCGTTGTGGTGTCTTCCATTGTCAGTCTATTTGGCGCAAAAGCTAAAAAATAA